The sequence AAGACAGGATGCGCGGCGGCGCGATGAAATCGACGCAGTCGCAACGCTCGTCGACCCGCACCTTCCAGGTGAACTCGCCGAGCACGGCCACCACCTTGGCCTCGTAGCTCGCGAAGTGCGTGTAGCGATCGCTGCCCAGCGTGTAGGCGGGCCGGTCGCCCGCGCTCACCTGCACCGGCTGGCGGTTCTCCTGGCGCACCAGGTTCCAGTGATCGCGCTCGCTCACCAGCCAGGCGAAATTGCCCTCGCCGTCGTTGAGCAGGTATTCGTCCCAGGTGTCGCCCGGCGAGTCGCCGACCGCACGCCGCATGAAGCCGATGATGTCCCAGCTCTTGTCGCCGAGTGCGGCGAGCTTGCCGCGGCTACCGAGGGGAATCGGCGGCTGGATGACGCTGCCGCGGCGAGCCGCGTCGCGTACCCTGGCCACGGCGCCATCGATGTCTGCCAGCGTGCCGCAGGCCGGGCAGGCCATGGCGAGGATCTGCGTGTCGTGCAGGCTCCAGGGGCTGCCGCAGGCGGGGCAGGCGAGCTGCTGCGCCTTTGTTGCGGGCGCCGCGACCAGCGCCTCGCGCGCGCGGTCACGCAGGTTGCTGAGCGAAAGCGTGGCCGGATCCAGCGCCTCACCCACATAAGCGCGCGGCGGTGTGTCGGAGTAATCCAGGCTGGCGAACAGGCGCTCGTTGCGCAGATCGACCACCGGCGCGATGTAGCCCGCGCCGACCACGAAGGGCAGCTCGCCCTCGCCGGAAAGGCAGACGGCCTCCTGCTTGTCGGTGACCTCGAAGCTGCGCTGGCCGATCGTGATCCGCTGCCCCGGCGCGAGCGATTCGAAGGATGGCAGCTCGGCAGGCGTTGCGGCCGGCAGGGTGGCCGTCCATTGCCCTGAGGCTTCTGAGAGCCAGGCCGAGCGTCCGTCGTCGAGCAGGATGTGCCACTCGTTCCAGAAGCCAGCTTCGTAGCGTAGCTGGAGGCGCCCGACAACCGCGAAGCCGACGCCGCGCCAACGGCCCTGGCTGCCGATCTGCAGCGGACTCTGGTCCGGCAGTAGCTCGGCCATGCGGCCAAGATTCTTGAGCGTGTCGCCGTCACGGGCCAGCGTGCTGCGGCAATAGCCGCAGACAGCTAGCTCGGAGGCTGCAGACTGGAAGCGGACGGGCGCGCCGCAGGACGGGCAGGTCGCGGTGATCGGCATCGGCTCGGGGCGGGGGCTCCGGGAAGCGTTATCGAGGAGGGCCGATCAGGAGAGCTTCTTGAGGAGCTCGGCCTTCTTCGCCGCGAATTCATCGGCGGAGAGGATGCCCTTCTCCATCAGGCCGTGCAGCTTCTCCAGCAGGGCGACGACGTCCTCGGAGGACTGCGGTGCCGCGGCGGGCGCTGTCGGTTGCGCAGCCTGCGTCGACTGGCTGAGCGCGTTCGCCATCGCCTGGCCCATGGTAAGGCCCGCACCCATCGCTGCGCCCGCGCCGGCGAGTCCGCCTTCGTTGCCTGCGGCGATCGGGATGCTGTTGGCGACCTGGTACTGGGTGTATTTGTTGAGGTCGCCCACCATGCCCATGCCGATGCGCTGGTCGAGGATCTTCTGCAGCTCTTCGGGCAGCGAGACGTTCTCCACCACGAAGCTGTCCAGCGCAAGGCCGAAGCGGGCGAAGGCCGGCTCCAGCTTCGTTTTCATCGCGGTGGACAGCTCGGACTGGTTGGCCGCCATGTCGATGAAGGGCACGCCCGACTCGCCGAAGAGATCGGTCATCGCGCCGATCACCGTGCCACGCAGCTGGCCGTCGAGGTCATCGACGGTGTAACGCTCGCGCGTGCCGCTCACCTCGGTGTGGAAGGCGCGCGGATCGACGATGCGGTAGGAGTAGATGCCGAAGGCGCGCATGCGCACCATGCCGAAATCCTTGTCACGGATCGTGATCGGCTGCGGCGTGCCCCACTTGCGTTCGAGCTTGAGGCGAGTGCTGAAGAAATAG is a genomic window of Niveibacterium sp. SC-1 containing:
- a CDS encoding DUF4178 domain-containing protein, yielding MPITATCPSCGAPVRFQSAASELAVCGYCRSTLARDGDTLKNLGRMAELLPDQSPLQIGSQGRWRGVGFAVVGRLQLRYEAGFWNEWHILLDDGRSAWLSEASGQWTATLPAATPAELPSFESLAPGQRITIGQRSFEVTDKQEAVCLSGEGELPFVVGAGYIAPVVDLRNERLFASLDYSDTPPRAYVGEALDPATLSLSNLRDRAREALVAAPATKAQQLACPACGSPWSLHDTQILAMACPACGTLADIDGAVARVRDAARRGSVIQPPIPLGSRGKLAALGDKSWDIIGFMRRAVGDSPGDTWDEYLLNDGEGNFAWLVSERDHWNLVRQENRQPVQVSAGDRPAYTLGSDRYTHFASYEAKVVAVLGEFTWKVRVDERCDCVDFIAPPRILSSETTRSERTWSAGQYLPHAELKAAFGIKQLREPRGVNACQPNPHSARRLPLTLALVVFAVLALVLHGYFDRGPAQPLFNTHMDLTAGQESVLTSEPFTLASDQKRIELENVVPVSNSWADTDVELVNAQTGESYAASNEIGYYFGTDSDGSWSEGSQSAKATFLDVPAGQYLLTVRSELAPEAQGLMTQKIALRTAPPPFSNLVICLIVLAIYPVWIWLRANSFETARWAESDHPRTSSSEDDD
- a CDS encoding SPFH domain-containing protein, whose product is MSLMDFIKKQFIDIIHWTEDDDSVLVARYPMQDMEIQYGASLTVRESQAALFVNEGRIADLFAPGMYKLSTQTLPVLTYLQNWDKLFESPFKSDVYFFSTRLKLERKWGTPQPITIRDKDFGMVRMRAFGIYSYRIVDPRAFHTEVSGTRERYTVDDLDGQLRGTVIGAMTDLFGESGVPFIDMAANQSELSTAMKTKLEPAFARFGLALDSFVVENVSLPEELQKILDQRIGMGMVGDLNKYTQYQVANSIPIAAGNEGGLAGAGAAMGAGLTMGQAMANALSQSTQAAQPTAPAAAPQSSEDVVALLEKLHGLMEKGILSADEFAAKKAELLKKLS